TTGAAGAAGGTGTTTATGCCGTTTTAAGTAACCCCAGCAAGGGATGTTACTACGTAGCCGAAACAGATGAACAAGTTGTTGGTTCGCTGTTAACCACCTTTGAATGGAGCGATTGGCGAAACGGCACGGTTTTATGGATTCAATCGGTTTATGTGCGGCCCCAATTCAGAAGGAAAGGCATTTACCGCCGCATGTACACGTTTTTAAAACAAAAGGTTATGGACGACCAAAGCCTGAAGGGAATTCGGCTTTATGCCGACAAATCAAACCAGGCAGCTCATAAAACCTACGAAACTATGGGAATGAACCAAGACCATTATATTACGTTTGAATGGTTAAAATAATCAGCTTTTTACAAGTAAACAGGGCAAACATACATGCATGAGCAATTTTATTTATAAACTTATTGCAGAGGGGGAGCACCAGCAGCAGGATTTTAAGTTTTGCATAAACGACTCGAAAAAAATTGCCAAATCATTGGTTGCTTTTGCAAATACCGATGGCGGACGATTACTTATTGGTGTTAAAGATAACGGCAAAATTGCCGGAATAAGCAGCGATGAAGAATTTTACATGATTGAAGCTGCCGCCAAAATATACAGTAAGCCAGCTATTGATTTTACTACCCGCCAATGGAAAATTGATGGCAAAACAGTTCTTGAAATAGGAATTGAGGCCAGTGCCTTAAAACCACACTTTGCAAAAGACGAAAATGGAAAATGGCTGGCCTACATCAGAAAAAAAGATGAAAATATTTTGGCGCATAAAATTCAGATAGAAGTATGGAAAAAAGCAAAAAGCCCAAAAGGCGTATATTTTACCTACTCTGATGATGAACGCTTTTTGATTGACTATTTAAGAAAAAATGAATTCATCACCTTTTCGAAATTTATGCGGCACCAACAATTGCATCGGAAAAAAGCAGAAGAAATTCTCAGCAACTTTGTAATTATAGATATTATAAAAATGAATACGACCCAGGAGGGAACTTTTTTCACCTTAAACACAGCGTTTGATGCATTGGAAATGGAAAAGTTCGGAGAACTTTAACAAACCAATACAATTTTTTATTGTTTATTTCATATTCGCTGCTTAAAATGCGATACTTTTATACAATCAAAATAAAACACAATTAATATGTTACAGAAAATTTATATCGTACTACTGTTGTCAGCATTTGGTTTTGGGGCCATGGGACAAGATGCCTACCTGAATGCAGAATCGGAGCAAACCGATAAGGTGTACCAGGGAGGAAAACCATACAATGTAAAAATGTATCCACAGGAATTTAAATCGGAAAAACCCAAGAATATTATTTTCCTGATTGGAGACGGAATGGGTGTAAGCCAGGTTTTTGCAGGATTAACAGCCAACCAGGGTAAATTATTTATTGAAAACTGCCGTTACATTGGTTTTTCCAAAACACAGTCGGCCGACAATTATATTACCGACTCTGCAGCTGGAGGAACTGCACTGTCGTGTGGGGTTAAAACCTACAACGGCGCAATTGGCGTTGATGCCGATACTATGAAAATTACCTCTATTTTAGAAGAAGCTGAAGAACATGGACTGGCAACCGGACTCGTTTCAACGTCGTCGATTACACACGCTACACCGGCCTCTTTTATTGCACATCAGCCCAACCGTGGCATGTACGAGCATATTGCTGCCGATTTTTTAGAAACTGATATTGATGTATTCATTGGCGGTGGAATTGCCCACTTTATTAACCGGAAAGATGGACGAAACTTAGTTGAAGAATTAAAAAACAAAGGTTATACTGTTGAAAACGACATAAAAAAGATGTCGAAAATTAAGAAGGGGAAATTAGCCGGGTTAACTGCGGAGGTGCACAACGGACGGATGGAAGAGCGAGGCGACATGTTGCCAATGGCTACAAATACCGCTTTAAATATTCTGTCGAACAATAATAAAGGATTTTTTCTGATGGTGGAAGGCTCTCAAATAGATTGGGGCGGCCATGCCAACAGCACCGTTTATATTGTAGAAGACATGCTTGATTTTGATGAAACAGTAGGCGAAGCCATCAAATTTGCTGCCAAAGATGGGGAAACTCTTGTATTGGTAACTGCCGACCATGAAACAGGAGGCATGGCCTTAACCGGTGGCAACATAAGCACTGGCATGGTAAAAGGTAGCTATCCCACCAAAAGCCATACCGGTGTAATGGTTCCGGTTTTTGCTTATGGCCCCGGAGCTGAAGAATTCATTGGGATTATGGATAATACCGAAATTCACCATAAAATGAAAAAGCTTTTGCTTAACAAGTAAGCTTCAGACAAATTGGATGAAACCGGTACTGAATCACATGTTCAGTACCGGTTTTTTATGATTTCTCGTCATTGTTTACTATTTTCCCCTTCAATTTACAACTTGTGAAAAAACATGGCTAAACTTCGCAGAGCGGAAAACACCAGGATCATCCATGCGAGTTCCATGTGATACCAGTAAAAACTATCAATTTAAATCACATGAAAGAAGCGCTGGAAGTTCTTGATAATGTCAGGCTAAATTTCTCTCCCACTGGTTTATTCGCACTTAACGTTACCATAGCATTTATAATGTTTGGTGTTGCACTCGACATTAAAATCGAGCATTTTAAGCAGCTTGTTATGCGTCCAAAATCAGTAATTATTGGCGTAATTTCTCAATTCTTGCTATTACCGGCTGTAACATTTCTACTTGTGCTCTTGCTTAATCCAACTCCTACGGTAGCGCTTGGTATGTTGCTAATTGCCTCGTGCCCCGGAGGCAACATCTCAAATTTTATGAGTGCATTGGCTAAGGGCAACCTGGCACTTTCTGTTAGTTTAACAGCTATTGCTACTTTGGCCGCCACTTTTATGACCCCAATTAACTTTGCCTTGTGGGGCGATTTGTTTATTAATTTTTACAATACCTCGGGTGGTGGCGAATACCTGGTACCCATAAAAATTGACTTCTTCCAAATGGTACAAACCGTGGTAATTTTATTGGGTATTCCTGTTGTTGCCGGCCTACTTGTTGCCCAATACCTGCCGGTGTTAACACTAAAAATTAAAAAACCTATCCGAAAAATATCCATCGTAATTTTTATCGGTTTTGTTATTGCTTTGCTGAGCGCGAACTTCGAACACTTTAAAAATTTCATTCATCTGGTGTTCCTGATTGTTCTTATTCATAATGCCCTTGCCTTAATTACCGGATTTAGTATTAGCAGTTTGTTTCGGCTACCGCGTATAGATAAACGCACCATTACAATTGAAACCGGCATACAAAATTCAGGCCTGGCGCTGGTGTTAATGTTCAACCCAAAAATATTCCCCCCAGAGCTGGAATTGGGAGGCATGACAATTATTGCCGCCTGGTGGGGCGTTTGGCATATTTTAAGTGGTTTTGCTGTATCTTCGTTTATGTCGCGATTTAAATTAACCCGTTAAGTTTTGCCTTTAAAATGAAATATGAAAAGTGGTCGTTGGGCTATTGGCTTTTAAAGCAGTACATCCGTTTTACCGATTGGATTATTCATGATAAAGTTGTTTTAAACGGCATAGAAAATATTCCAAATAACAAACCAATACTTTTTGCACCCAACCATCAGAATGCTTTAAGCGATCCTATGGCCATTCTCCTACACACGCGTTTTCAACCAGTTTGGCTGGCCCGAGCCGATATATTTAAACCCGGAATTATTACGCTAATTCTTCGTTTTTTAAAAATAATGCCGGTTTACCGTTTGCGCGATGGAAAAGACCAACTAGCAAAAAACGATAAAACCTTTGCCGATTCGGTTAAGGTGCTAAAAAACAATGGTGCCCTGGCTCTTTTTCCCGAGGCAGCACATTCGGCTAAACGCCAGATGTTACCCCATAAAAAAGCCGTTCCGCGTATTGTTTTTATGGCCGAAGAGAAAGCGCAAAACCAACTCGACATTCATATTATTCCAACGGGTATTTATTACAGCAGCTATTGGAAATTTAACCGCAGTATTTTGGTAAACTTTGGAAAACCAATTTTGGTAAACAACTATCTTGAAGCCTATAAAAGCAATGCCAATAACGCAACCCTTGCCTTGCGCGATGATCTTGAAAAAGCCATTACCCCGCTTACCTTAGCAATTAAAAGCAAAACACATTACAATTGTATTGAGCAAATCAGACTGATTTTTGGAAATGCTCATGCCCACAGGCTGCAAAAAGAAAAAGGATTAAAGCAACGTTTTCTGGCCGACCAGCACCTGGTGAAAAAACTTGACCAGCTGGAAGAGAAAAACCAAAAAAAAATTCAAGAACTGTGCAAGGCTGCTGCAAAACTTGATGAAACTGCTCGAAAATATGGTTTACGCACCTGGCTGATTGAGAATCATGAAAACAATTTTATCAAGCTTGGTATGAATAAACTACTACTGCTTTTGAGTTTTCCTGTTTTCGCTTTTGGCTTTATTTTTAATGCTGTCCCATTTATTACTATCGATAAAATTGTACGAAAAAAAGTAAACGATTATGCTTTCTGGAGTTCATTTTTCTTAGTACTTGGATTTACCATTTTTCCCCTATTCTACCTTCTCGAACTATGGGCCGTTTCATGGTTGTTAACTGCAGTATGGCAAAAAGTTCTATTCTTATGTTTGTTGCCTTTTACCGGAAAATTTGCTTTTCGTTGGTATATTTTATTGCTCAAAACAACAGGCCGGGCACGACTGCTTTTTCTCCAGGTCTTTAATCCTTCAGTCTGGAGAAATGTAAAGCAGCAACAAGAACAACTTTTTAATGACCTAAATAAAAGTACACGATAATTTCTGGAGACTACTTAATACAAAGACCATGGCCGAAAAACTAAAAGACATCCTGTTTCCGCTGGAAAAAGTTCAGCTTTTTTCAAGAGTTCTAAAAGAAGTTTATCCACCGTTTCAAACGGAAGCTTTTGTTAATGCTGTTTGCGACCAGCAATGGCCCGAGCGTGAACTCAAGGAAAAAATGCGACACACCACACTAAGTCTCCACCGTTTCCTTCCTGCCGACTTTAAGGAAGCCATAGCTATTCTGCTTGCTATTGTTCCAAAAGTGAGTGGCTTTGAAGCCATTGTTTTACCCGATTATGTGGAGGTTTACGGACAAGAACATTGGGACATTTCACTTCCTGCTTTGGGAGAATTCACAAAATGTGGCAGTTCCGAATTTGGCATAAGGCCGTTTTTAAATAAGAATACCGAAGCGACCATGAAATATATGCTTGCCTGGGCCGACAGTGACGATTTTAGGGTGCGGCGATTTGCCAGCGAAGGTTGTCGCCCTCGCCTCCCCTGGGCATCAGCAGTACCGGCACTAAAAAAAGACCCCTCGCTTATTCTTCCTATTCTTGAGAAATTAAAGAATGATCCGGAAGAATTTGTGCGAAAAAGTGTGGCCAACAACCTGAATGACATCTCGAAAGATCATCCGGAACTGGTACTTGATTTATGCATACGCTGGCAGGGAATAGCTAAAAACACCAACTGGATTATTAAACATGCCTGCTGTACCTTGCTTAAACAAGGGAATAAAAAAGCCATGCTTTTATTTGGGTTTGCCAATCCGGAATTAATGCAAGTGGAGCAGCTCAATTTTTCAAATTCTTCACCGGCCATTGGCGATGATATCTCTTTCAGCTTTAAGCTGAATTTAGCCACCAAACAAAAGCAAAAAGTTCGCATCGAATACATTGTGCACTATGTAAAAGCAAGCGGAAAAACATCGCCAAAAATATTTCAGATTAAAGAAGTTGAAATGCCTCCGGGCAAGCACAGTATCACAAAAAACCATTCGTTTAAAAACAGGTCTACCCGTAAACACTACCCGGGCCAACACCAATTTGAGATTGTAATAAACGGAGAAAGAAAAGCAAGCGGCTGCATCGGGCTGGGTTAATACTTACCGTTATTACGAGAATTGCTGTTTTATATAAAACATGGCACTATTCTTGCATTCTTTTTAAACTTAAAAATTAGTGCCATGAAAACAATTTACCTTATCTGTGCAGGCGCACTGCTACTTCTGTTAAGTGCCTGCAGCGGAGTTCCGCTAACAATTAAAAGTCCCGAGAACAACGACACCTACAACGTGGAATACCTGTTTGAATATGATGGGTGTAAAGTATACCGTTTTTACGATCGTGGCGAATACGTGTACTTCACAAATTGCATGGGCGATGTTACCAGCTTTGCCAAAGACTCAACAAACACCCGAATTGAAAATCATGTTCGTATACTTCCTGAGAATTAAACGGGAAAACAGTACTTCAAAACATCTCCCTGCTTAAAAGCATTTGACTACTGTTAAAAATAAACCATATTGTAAAAGGCTTGTTTAACTTGAAATGCCAAGCCCGTTAAAAAAGATATTACTTACTCTGGCCGGACTTTTTCTGCTGTACCGATCGTTAGAACTAACAAAAAGTTTGTTGGTGCAACATCCGGCCAACTATTCTACCGTTGAAACGATTGTTTTGGCCTATTTACTCACCCTTTTTATAACCGGCGTTTTTGCCTTACCAGGTTTTGCATGGCCAACACATAAACTTCTACCAAAAAAATATTACAACATTCGTTACCCAAAAACGATTAATCGGATGTATAAAATACTTGGCATAAAATATTTTAAATGGCTTTTATTGCTATTTTTTTGGGGTAAAAAGAATAACCGGGAAAAATATTTTGATGGTTCGCGCCGTGGCATAAACAACCTGCTTTTCCAAAGTAAACAATCGGAATTTGGACACTTGGGAGCCTTTTTCGTTATTAGTATAATTGTAGGATTTCTTCTTTCAGAAAAGTACTACCTCTTAGTCAGTTTTGCGATGATAATAAATATAATTGGAAATTTTTATCCTGTCATCCTCCAACGACATCACCGTATGCGCGTTGCAAAACTTATGCTTCACAAAAAGTTCGCCGGCAATTAATCCGAGAGTTATCCTGTGCGCACCAATTAATACAAAGCAAAAAAGTCCCGCCACTGGCGAGACTTTTACTGTAAGCAATATAATAACTATACTAGTTTTACATTAACTGCGTTAAGCCCTTTACGGCCTTCTTCCAAGTCAAATGTTACTTCGTCATTTTCCTGGATTTCATCTTTACATCCGCTAACGTGTACGAAATACTCTTTTGTTGATTCTGCATCTTTAATAAATCCAAACCCTTTGGTATCATTAAAGAATTTTACTGTTCCTTTATTCATGATATTTTTAAAAAATTATTGGCCGCAATCTACAACTATTTCTTAAAAAAACATCAGAATTTATACACTGGAGTTCTTTTTTTGATTAAAATATTATATATCTGCCATTTAACCCGCGAGTAAGCTTATAAAATAAGAATTATATTCACCTAACTTTGCTGCAGAGAAGGCAAGATTGGCGTGCTGTAAAAACAAAAAAAGGAGCCTACAGCTCCTTTTTATATTTTTTCAGATTGAAAATTCATTTCTGAAGAATCTCTATCTATTTCTTATCCTTTTTTTCTTTGACATCCAATTTCAAACCAAGCTCGTCTAATTGCTCATTGGCAACTGCCGATGGCGAATCAATCATCACATCGCGGCCCGAATTGTTTTTCGGGAAAGCAATAACATCGCGAATCGTATCCAATCCGGCAAATAAGGACACCAAACGGTCGAAACCAAACGCAATACCGGCATGTGGTGGTGCACCATATTTAAAGGCATTCATCAGGAAGCCAAATTGTGCTTCAGCCTCTTCTTTTGTGAAGCCAAGCAGGCTAAACATTTTCGACTGCAGTTCAGCATCAAAAATACGAACCGAACCTCCACCTATTTCTACACCATTAATTACAAGGTCGTATGCATTGGCACGCACTTTTCCAGGATCAGTATCCATTAGCTCAATATCCTCTGGTTTTGGCGAAGTAAACGGGTGGTGCATTGCATGGAATCGCTTACTTTCTTCATCCCACTCCAACAGCGGAAAATCAACAACCCACAAGGGTTTAAACACATTTTTGTCGCGCAAGCCAAGTTGTTTCCCCATTTCAAGACGCAGCTCTCCAAGTGCATCCAACATGTGTTTTTTATCACCACTCATCACAAGAATCAGGTCACCGGCTTGGGCACCGGTCTTTTCTGCCCAGACTTTCAGGTCGTCCTGCGAGTAAAATTTATCTGCCGATGATTTGAATGAACCGTCTTCGTTGCATTTCACATAAACCAAACCTTTGGCACCAATTTGCGGACGCTTTACCCAGTTGGTCAATCCGTCGAGTTGTTTACGTGAGTACTCGGCGCATCCTTTGGCACAAATCGCACCAATATATTCAGCCGAATCGAACACCACAAAATCCTTTCCTTTTACGGTTTCGGAAATATCGTTAATCAGCATTTCAAAACGGGTATCGGGTTTGTCCGATCCGTATTTCTCCATTGCTTCAGAATAAGGCATCCATGGGAATTCATCCACTTCTACATTCAATGTTTCTTTGAACATGTGACGGGTTAATCCTTCAAACATTTCAAGCACATCTTTCTGCTCCACAAACGACATTTCGCAGTCGATTTGTGTAAACTCCGGCTGACGGTCGGCACGCAAATCTTCATCGCGGAAACATTTTACAATCTGGTAATAGCGGTCGAAACCGGCAATCATCAACAATTGTTTAAATGTTTGCGGAGACTGTGGTAATGCGTAAAACTGGCCTTCGTTCATTCGCGATGGCACAATAAAATCACGTGCTCCTTCGGGAGTGGACTTGATTAATACCGGCGTTTCCGTTTCAATAAAATCTTTTGCATTCAGGTAATTACGAACTGCATGTGCCATTTTCGAGCGTAACACCAGGTTATCACGTACAACATCGCGGCGCAGATCGAGGTAACGATATTTCATCCGCAAATCATCGCCACCATCGGTGTCATCCTGAATGGTAAACGGCGGAAGTTCTGCCGGGCTTAACACTTTAATTCCCGACAAAGCGATTTCCACTTCGCCGGTTGGTATATTTTTGTTTTTGCTCTGGCGCTCGCGAACCGTTCCCGTTGCCTGAATCACAAATTCGCGTCCCAACTCTTCAAGCGCGTCGGTAACAGCTTTATCGGTATTCTCGTCAACCACCAACTGCGTAATGCCGTAGCGGTCGCGTAAGTCAACAAAAGTCATGGCTCCCAGGTCGCGGACGCGTTGCACCCAACCGGCCAGAGTTACTTCATTTCCTGCATTCTCAATTCGAAGTTCACCACAAGTATGTGTTCTGTACATGATATCTTTCTTTTATTTACGCCGCGAAAATAGTGATATTTTGGCAATTATACCGGAAACATTTGGCAGCTTTTCAGCGAATTGTGAAGTTAGAACATGTTATTGGAGAATCTTTGTGACAGAAAAGAAAAATTAACCACAAAGTTACTCGAAGAAGACACAAAGTACCACAAAGATTTAGTTACTTCGCAGTAATATTTCTTGATTATGATTGAACCGTTTAACGACGAATATTTTATGAAAAAGGCCTTTACAGAAGCTGTTCAGGCTTTTGAAGAAGGCGAAATTCCGGTTGGAGCTGTGGTTGTATCAAAAGGAAAAATAATTGCGCGCGCCCACAACCTTACCGAAACCCTGAATGATGTAACTGCACATGCCGAAATGCAGGCTATTACAGCAGCGGCAAACCTACTTGGTGGCAAATACCTTAACGATTGCACCTTGTATGTTACACTCGAACCCTGTGTAATGTGCGCCGGAGCATTGGGCTGGTCGCAAATTGGCAAAATTGTTTACGGTGCTTCCGACGAAAAACGCGGCTTTAAAAAATATGCCGCCAAGGCACTTCATCCGAAAACGGAAGTGCTTAGCGGTATATTCGAAACCGAGTGTGCGGAATTGCTTCAGGAGTTTTTCAGAAAAAAACGATAAGCGTTTCTTTACTAATTTACCTCCATGCTTAAACTGCCTTTTCCTGATGCATCAAAAGCTTTTATTTTAACGGTACCGCTAACCGAAACCGGCTCAACATATTCTGCTGATGTTAAACCGGGTTCAGAACCATCGGTAGTATACCTTATACTTAATCCCGGATAAGTGGAGTTTGCAACAAGTTTTCCATTTTCGATTTTTCCGCCCGGTGCCGGAACCCGATAGTTGTAACCTCCGAGAAAACTTTTTAAACGAGGAAGTTCTTTTTTAGCCAGGGTGTTGGCAAAGATATTCCATTCCGTGTTCCAGCTTTCTTCGCGTTGGCTTGTATTTTCAATGGTTTCCCATTCGCGTTCAGCTGCCCAGGCAGTTTCTGCAAACCCCATTAGTTTGGGTAAAATACGGTACATCAGGTCATCCTCACCATCTTTAATTGTCTCGGCCCAAATTTGCGCCTGTACACCAATAATATTCTTTCTTGCTTCTGGTTTTAGTCGCTCAAGTCCGGCATAAGCCTTATCGGTATCCACCTGTTCTCCCATCGCATTTTGCGTAGTGGTTCTAAACACGTCGAAAGGAGCTACCTGCCAGGCATCGCGGGTATTTCCGAAACCTCCCCAATACAAGCCCGGTTCGCGCGGATCTTTGTTGTAGGCCAAATCGAAATAAAAATTGGTAACATTACACATTATTACAGGGTAACCGGCATTGGCCAGTCGGTAAGCTAATTCGGTGTTCGATCCAAGCGTATTCCACACGTATGGATATACCTGCAGGTGTGCAAACTCCTGATTTGGATTATAGCGCCCGGTTTCATCTTTTAACAAAGCAACTTCTTCCCAGCCGCCAATTTTTAAATTCTTGCCTTGCAACATTTCAATAATTCGACGAGTTCCGTAAGCCTGTAGGTTTTTGGGATCTTTAAATTCAGGAAATTTTTTCATTAACCCTGCACACATGGGCGATTCGCTCCACGAGCCTTCAGGCACTTCGTCGCCTCCTGTATGAATGAAATCGAGTTCTACTCCAGCCTCGGCATAAATTTCAATTACATCATCAACAACCGTTTCATAAAACCGATAGGTTGATTCGCGCGCTACGTTTACAATATTATCGGAGTACCATTGGGCAGACCGATATTTTGACGTTTCCTCAGGATCGATTAAACGAAACTCGTTGGCTTTTTCTTCATCGCCCAGTTCCATGTATTTTTCGTAGCGGGCTTCCATAGCTTTTATGGCTGCTCTTGAATGTCCGGGAAAACCAATCTCGGGAATGATATTAACATGACGTTCTTTGGCATACTGAATAAGCTCTATAAATTCCTGGCGCGAATAAAAACCACTACCATTACTTCCTTTGGCGTAGGCCGTAGGGCCCGAGCCATAAGACGGATGCAAAGCATTGGCTGCCTTTGTGGTGTGCCCCCGGTGGCTGCCAACCTCTGTTAATTCAGGTAATTCTTCAATTTCAATACGCCACCCCTCGTCTTCAGTAATATAAAACAGCAACTGATTGAGTTTATAAAACGCCAGAATATCGATTACTTTTTTTACGGTTTCTATTGATTGAAAATTACGAGCGACATCAAGGTGCATACCTCGGTATGGAAAGCGGGGAGCATCTTTCATGGAGAGCTCCGGCAGCGTAACTTCTTGTGATGAACCGTCAAAAAATTCGGGAGGCAACAAGGCCACCAGGCTCTGAATACCGTAAAAAACACCGGCAGCATCAGAACCATATATGCTTACGGATTGATTGGAAAGTACCTGCATTTCGTAGGCTTCGTTTTGAACTCCGTTTACAGTCAATTCTTTAAAACCTAAAAATACACTGTTAGCAATTGGCGCATTCGCTTTTCTGGTAACAAAACTATTTCCAACTATTTTTTGCAACAATTCAGCAAGGTAATTGGCCTCGTTTTCCAATCCTTCAGCATACAGAATCTCAACCGGGTTGCTAAACATTACTTGCTGCCCTGTTATCTTATAACTCACCGGGTTGGGCACTAGTGGTAATAATTTATCCTCTTCAAGCTCAAAAAGTTCAGCATTGTTATCAAATTGCCAGGCAGCTGTCGGAATTGGTTCTGCATCAGCACGATGCCTGTTTATTTGCTCGGGTTTATTAAAAGGCAAAACAGCATAGTTATCAACCTCAACAATGGCCTGTTCGTTTCCGTTTTTATCGTAAAAAACAAAATAAGGCCCTACTGCAGCATCGCTCGCTTTTATGTACCATGCCGAACTTTCATATACAATTTCAACTTTTTTGCCCGGCAGAAGCTGAAAACCTTCAGTAGGAACTAATTTAAACCAATCGCCACTTATATGCTCAATCCGGGTATTATTATCTGAGGCAATGGGGTCGCGCGGAGCCTGATTATAAAACAAGGCCCAATTGTCTTCAGAAAAAGTATAGGTACTGTTGTTTTCAATAATAAACTTCGCTTTTACTTGCGGAGTTTCGGCATATTCGTTACTGATAACGCCCCACGAAAGATTAATCTGATCAGATGTTGGAGGGGGAGTTGAGCAACTTTGTACAAGCATAATAGCCAATATTATAGAAATTGAAAAGAGAAACTTTCGCATGACAATTTTTTTAATTAAGTTTAACTTTTTAATATTTTTAAAAACGATTTCAAATATATAGAATTAATTTACTAAATCAAATAAACAAAATGGCTGAATTTAAAAGACTTATCTCCCTCGATGCCTTTCGTGGATTTACCATTGCCGCGATGATAATGGTTAACAACCCGGCTACCTGGCGTCATGTTTATCCGCCACTACGCCATGCCGAGTGGAATGGACTAACTCCTACCGACTTAATTTTCCCATTTTTTATTTTTATTGTAGGCGTATCTATTGCCTTGGCCTATACTAAAAGGTTAGATGCAGGTGTTGCCAAAACTCCCATGTACAAAAAGATTATATTCCGGTCGGTTAAAATATTTGCAGTGGGCATTTTGCTGTGGCTTTTCCCCAATTTTAGTTTCGAGGATGTACGTATTGCCGGAGTGCTTCAACGTATTGCCATTGTTTTTTTGGTATGTGCCCTTTTGTTTCTGAATTCGAAATGGAGAATACAGGCCATTGTTGCCGGCAGTGTACTGGTAGTTTACTGGCTTGTTATGATGTTTATTCCTACACCTGGTTACGGACAGGTGATGTTAGAACCCGGGGCAAATATTGCGGCCTGGATTGACAGTAAATACCTGCCGGGCTATCTGTACCAAAAAACATGGGATCCGGAGGGAATATTGAGCACTCTGCCAGCCATTGCTACAGGAATTGCCGGTATGCTTGCCGGGCATTTGGTGCTGAGTAAAACACCTGCCGAACGCAAAATTATTTACCTGTTTTCGTTTTCGTTTTTTGCCTTTGTGCTGGGCTACTTCTGGAATTACATCTTTCCGGTTAACAAAAACATCTGGACCAGTTCTTTTGTATTGGTTACTTCGGGTTTAGCCGGGATGCTTTTGGCAGTAAGTATATTTTTTGTGGATGTACTGGGGCGTACGCGTTTTACAAAACCCGGAATAATTTTCGGGTCGAATGCCATAACGGTTTATGTACTGGCCGATGTTTGGCGTCTTCCGTTTTACACCTGGCAAATAGGCGGAGATAGTTTAAACAACCGCTGGATGCAACTTTTCGATAATTTAGGATGGAGTATGGAAATGGGAAGTTTTCTTTATGCTGCAATCTTTATCGGCTTCAATTTTATTCCGGCCTGGATACTTTACAAGAAAAAGATTTTTATA
Above is a genomic segment from uncultured Draconibacterium sp. containing:
- a CDS encoding 1-acyl-sn-glycerol-3-phosphate acyltransferase; protein product: MKYEKWSLGYWLLKQYIRFTDWIIHDKVVLNGIENIPNNKPILFAPNHQNALSDPMAILLHTRFQPVWLARADIFKPGIITLILRFLKIMPVYRLRDGKDQLAKNDKTFADSVKVLKNNGALALFPEAAHSAKRQMLPHKKAVPRIVFMAEEKAQNQLDIHIIPTGIYYSSYWKFNRSILVNFGKPILVNNYLEAYKSNANNATLALRDDLEKAITPLTLAIKSKTHYNCIEQIRLIFGNAHAHRLQKEKGLKQRFLADQHLVKKLDQLEEKNQKKIQELCKAAAKLDETARKYGLRTWLIENHENNFIKLGMNKLLLLLSFPVFAFGFIFNAVPFITIDKIVRKKVNDYAFWSSFFLVLGFTIFPLFYLLELWAVSWLLTAVWQKVLFLCLLPFTGKFAFRWYILLLKTTGRARLLFLQVFNPSVWRNVKQQQEQLFNDLNKSTR
- a CDS encoding DNA alkylation repair protein, which gives rise to MAEKLKDILFPLEKVQLFSRVLKEVYPPFQTEAFVNAVCDQQWPERELKEKMRHTTLSLHRFLPADFKEAIAILLAIVPKVSGFEAIVLPDYVEVYGQEHWDISLPALGEFTKCGSSEFGIRPFLNKNTEATMKYMLAWADSDDFRVRRFASEGCRPRLPWASAVPALKKDPSLILPILEKLKNDPEEFVRKSVANNLNDISKDHPELVLDLCIRWQGIAKNTNWIIKHACCTLLKQGNKKAMLLFGFANPELMQVEQLNFSNSSPAIGDDISFSFKLNLATKQKQKVRIEYIVHYVKASGKTSPKIFQIKEVEMPPGKHSITKNHSFKNRSTRKHYPGQHQFEIVINGERKASGCIGLG
- a CDS encoding alkaline phosphatase; this encodes MLQKIYIVLLLSAFGFGAMGQDAYLNAESEQTDKVYQGGKPYNVKMYPQEFKSEKPKNIIFLIGDGMGVSQVFAGLTANQGKLFIENCRYIGFSKTQSADNYITDSAAGGTALSCGVKTYNGAIGVDADTMKITSILEEAEEHGLATGLVSTSSITHATPASFIAHQPNRGMYEHIAADFLETDIDVFIGGGIAHFINRKDGRNLVEELKNKGYTVENDIKKMSKIKKGKLAGLTAEVHNGRMEERGDMLPMATNTALNILSNNNKGFFLMVEGSQIDWGGHANSTVYIVEDMLDFDETVGEAIKFAAKDGETLVLVTADHETGGMALTGGNISTGMVKGSYPTKSHTGVMVPVFAYGPGAEEFIGIMDNTEIHHKMKKLLLNK
- a CDS encoding ATP-binding protein; its protein translation is MSNFIYKLIAEGEHQQQDFKFCINDSKKIAKSLVAFANTDGGRLLIGVKDNGKIAGISSDEEFYMIEAAAKIYSKPAIDFTTRQWKIDGKTVLEIGIEASALKPHFAKDENGKWLAYIRKKDENILAHKIQIEVWKKAKSPKGVYFTYSDDERFLIDYLRKNEFITFSKFMRHQQLHRKKAEEILSNFVIIDIIKMNTTQEGTFFTLNTAFDALEMEKFGEL
- a CDS encoding GNAT family N-acetyltransferase, with amino-acid sequence MKVRKAKEQDHKTIVDFQLTMARETEGIELHQPTVEEGVYAVLSNPSKGCYYVAETDEQVVGSLLTTFEWSDWRNGTVLWIQSVYVRPQFRRKGIYRRMYTFLKQKVMDDQSLKGIRLYADKSNQAAHKTYETMGMNQDHYITFEWLK
- a CDS encoding bile acid:sodium symporter family protein, which encodes MKEALEVLDNVRLNFSPTGLFALNVTIAFIMFGVALDIKIEHFKQLVMRPKSVIIGVISQFLLLPAVTFLLVLLLNPTPTVALGMLLIASCPGGNISNFMSALAKGNLALSVSLTAIATLAATFMTPINFALWGDLFINFYNTSGGGEYLVPIKIDFFQMVQTVVILLGIPVVAGLLVAQYLPVLTLKIKKPIRKISIVIFIGFVIALLSANFEHFKNFIHLVFLIVLIHNALALITGFSISSLFRLPRIDKRTITIETGIQNSGLALVLMFNPKIFPPELELGGMTIIAAWWGVWHILSGFAVSSFMSRFKLTR
- a CDS encoding DUF4884 domain-containing protein; this translates as MKTIYLICAGALLLLLSACSGVPLTIKSPENNDTYNVEYLFEYDGCKVYRFYDRGEYVYFTNCMGDVTSFAKDSTNTRIENHVRILPEN